A segment of the Synechococcus sp. CBW1002 genome:
TGTGCTGGCCCGAAGCATGACGACGCGCCGAAAACTTTTGGTTGAGGGGCTCCCGCCATCGGGGAGCCCCCACTGCTCAGGTGTTGTTGGCGACCCTGGGCAGCAGCTCTCAGCTCACCGCTACATCCACAACCCGGCCGCCGAGGCGATTGACCCGACGCAGGGCTTCATTCATGCGGCTGAAGGGAATCCGCAGCACGTAGGCACCACTGCGGACGTAGGAATTGTCGGCGATGCCGGTGGCGGTGATCGTCACCACGCGGCCAGAGGCGTCGCTGCTGCGGCTGCCGGCATCCACCCGCAGGGCTTCGCGGCGATGGCTCTGGGTGGGGGTGCTGCGGAACTCACCGGACTCGAACGACTCGCCCAGATCGTGGGTCGTGCTCACCAGGGCCTGGAACGGTCCTTCGGTGGAGACAATCACCACTCGGGGTGCCGAACCCTGGACGGGCAGAGCCCGATCCTGATGGAGGGCTTTCCCAAGCCGGAACTGGTTGCCGGAGGCATCGCCCTTGGCTGAGGCGGCGGCGCCACGGGCCAGTTGCATCAGCCAGGAGAACTGGCGGCCCTCATGGCCCTTGGAGTAATCCCAGCCGTGCAGATAGGGAACGGTATCCTGACCAAAACGCTCCTGATATTCGACGCTATCGATGTAGGA
Coding sequences within it:
- a CDS encoding phycobilisome rod-core linker polypeptide; this translates as MTLVRAPQLGIDRFANDRDKESWSHASSDDKSTIIRAVYRQVLGYQYVMASERLSAVESLFRNDYLNVRELVRAVAKSGLYRSRFFENSNPYRFIELNHKHLLGRAPQNKAEMLHHFTILQEQGYDAEIDSYIDSVEYQERFGQDTVPYLHGWDYSKGHEGRQFSWLMQLARGAAASAKGDASGNQFRLGKALHQDRALPVQGSAPRVVIVSTEGPFQALVSTTHDLGESFESGEFRSTPTQSHRREALRVDAGSRSSDASGRVVTITATGIADNSYVRSGAYVLRIPFSRMNEALRRVNRLGGRVVDVAVS